The Penaeus vannamei isolate JL-2024 chromosome 4, ASM4276789v1, whole genome shotgun sequence genome segment TAGACCTACTTttaatttgtgtgtatttacatatataaatacatacatacatacatacatatatatatatatatatatatatatatatatatatatatatatatatatgtgtgtgtgtgtgtgtgtgtgtgtgtgtgtgtgtgtgtgtgtgtgtgtgtgtgtgtgtgtgtatacatatatatatacatatcatatatacgttacatacatacatgtatgtgtgtgtgtgtgtgtgtgtgtgtgtgtgtgtgtgtgtgtgtgtgtgtgtgtgtgtgtgtgtgtgtgtgtgtgtgtatacatatatatatacatatcatatatacgatacatacatacatgtgtgtgtgtgtgtgtgtgtgtgtgtgtgtgtgtgtgtgtgtgtgtgtgtgtgtgtgtgtgtgtgtgtgtgtgtgtgtgtgtgtgtacatattttgtaAAGCTCACCTCGAATAGATACCAAGAGCTTACTTCGGCAGTGTCTGTAACTTGTCCTTTCTTCAGTAACAGGTAATCACATACCTTTTGTAATTCACTGCCCACACTTAGCCCTTTATAGCCTCCATATCATAGCTAATATTCCATATCTATTTAGTTCTCCAATCTATCACACACATAACAAAATCTACATATCATTCTCTAGCTAATATTCCATATCTATTTAGTTCTCCAATTTATCACACAACATTATCTACATATTACACATTCTCTACACAATAGTTCACATATATCTACTACGAACACGTATCTACCTGTGCGCAATTAGCCACAGGGGGAACGTGCTGTACCCTATGACCCGATTGTCGAAAATGACACTAGGCCTCTGCTGTTACATTACGTGATTCTCTTATTAATCTCATCTTTGCTTAACCTGCATGAAATCTTTGCTTAACCTGCATGAAATCTTTGCTTAACCTGCATGAAATCTTTGCTTAACCTGCATGAAATCTTTGCTTAACCTGCATGAAATCTTTGCTTAACCTGCATGAAATCTTTGCTTAACCTGCATGAAATCTTTGCTTAACCTGAATAAAATCTTTGCTTAACCTGCATGAAATCTTTGCTTAACCTGAATAAAATCTTTGCTTAACCTGAATAAAATCTTTGCTTAACCTGCATGAAATCTTTGCTTAACCTGCATGAAATCTTTGCCTAATCTGCATGAAATCTTTGCTTAACCTGCATAAAATGACTCACCTTGGAGCGCCGggaaacagacagggagagagagaataagagaaagacagaataagagtgtgacaaagagagagagagagagaatgNNNNNNNNNNNNNNNNNNNNNNNNNNNNNNNNNNNNNNNNNNNNNNNNNNNNNNNNNNNNNNNNNNNNNNNNNNNNNNNNNNNNNNNNNNNNNNNNNNNNNNNNNNNNNNNNNNNNNNNNNNNNNNNNNNNNNNNNNNNNNNNNNNNNNNNNNNNNNNNNNNNNNNNNNNNNNNNNNNNNNNNNNNNNNNNNNNNNNNNNNNNNNNNNNNNNNNNNNNNNNNNNNNNNNNNNNNNNNNNNNNNNNNNNNNNNNNNNNNNNNNNNNNNNNNNNNNNNNNNNNNNNNNNNNNNNNNNNNNNNNNNNNNNNNNNNNNNNNNNNNNNNNNNNNNNNNNNNNNNNNNNNNNNNNNNNNNNNNNNNNNNNNNNNNNNNNNNNNNNNNNNNNNNNNNNNNNNNNNNNNNNNNNNNNNNNNNNNNNNNNNNNNNNNNNNNNNNNNNNNNNNNNNNNNNNNNNNNNNNNNNNNNNNNNNNNNNNNNNNNNNNNNNNNNNNNNNNNNNNNCCTTTCAATATAAGTCGATTTTGCTTGTTTATGAAAGATCATTTCTAGCTTATGAGTCGATTTTGCTTGTTTTGATTTGATCAGTGTTCCTTGCTTACGAATCCCACGAATTAGTTACACATCAACTCTCCTTACTTACAAGTCAACCATCCTCGCTTCTAAAACAACTCTCATTACTGACCAGTCAAATTTACTTGTTTATAAATCCCACGAACCACTTAGAATCAACCTTCCTTACTTACGAACCAGTTCTCCTCACTAAACCAActtcccttgcttccttcctcgcATCCACTCTCCTCACTAAACCAActtcccttgcttccttcctcgcATCCACTCTCCTCACTAAACCAACTTTCCTCGCTTCCttgctcacttccctcccttcctcgaacCAACTCTCCTCaccaaaccaactttccttacttcctcgaaccaaaccaactttccttacttccttcctcgaaccaaaccaactttccttacttccttcctcgaaccaaaccaactttccttacttctatcctcgaaccaaaccaactttccttacttctatcctcgaaccaaaccaactttccttacttccttcctcgaaccaaaccaactttccttacttccttcctcgaaccaaaccaactttccttacttccttcctcgaaccaaaccaactttccttacttccttcctcgaaccaaaccaactttccttacttccttcctcgaaccaaaccaaccttcctcgcttccttgctcacttccctcccttcccagcaGAGGCAAATGACTGGGAGAGCATCGTCCTGTACGAAGGGACGCCAGCAGACAACTACACTTTTCTTGAGGTCAGCCAAGAGGTCATTCCCGGAGACGTCTTCTTCATCCAAGGACCCGTCTTAAGGAGGTGGGTTAGAGGGCTTGGCTTTTGGggaccttttctccccttttaattttttttccttttattcttattttcttttttcttcttttcccttttttttcactatcatctttattttcttgtttttttttcttcttcctcttttttattatattcttatgcTTCGTGGTTTTTCTTCtacgttgttgatttttttttcgctttttgcttttttctgtttttatttttcattttgctttatttctctcttttttcgggggtgggggggtattttgttccttcttttacttctgttttattttgtcgtCTTTTTGGTCTGATTATTTTCTCATTcagatattttttatctattctacattcttcttctccttctcctcttcgtcttcttcttctcctcctctttttcttcttcatctcctcctcctcttccttctgttcctcctcctccttctactttactactttttttcttctccttatttcgtttcactctatgttttttttattcattttctccttcatcttcttttattcttccatttatttcttttttttttgtctttcgtcacCATCTGCGATTTCAGCcatttttcttatatcttttttatctcctttgatatttttttcttcatccaatAGCGTCTTTTAATAAGTTCGGTTTGAGATTAATTGtcatctctttctattcatctttattcctctctctctgtcatttctcctttctctttcatcggCTTAAAAAAATGTAATTTCTCATCTTGACTTTGCGTTACATTCGTAcattgtttttgttcgtttgtttcataatttatgtttatcatcatgtAACATATTGCTGTTGATTCTTTCGCTCAtcacattattttcttctttccgttttttattacatatttttttttttatccaattctTATACAcaacttctttcttccttatttcttcttattcttcttcaataacttcttatttaattttttctcctCCCCACAGACCATGATTTTTATCCAATTCTCACAcacatcctctttctctatttcttcctcttctttaataACTTCttaattcctcttctcttctctcctccccacagaccatcctctttctcccttcttcttcttcttcgttaataacttcttactttcctcttctctcctccccgcaGGCCATAATTTTTATCCGAATCTCACacacatcctctttctccctttcttcttctttttcttcaataacttctaatttcctcttttctcctccacaCAGaccatattttttattcatccaaTTTTCACacacatcctctttctccttttctttttttttcttcaataacttcttacttttctcttctctcctccccacagtCCATAATGTTTATCCGATTCTCACacacatcctctttctccctttcttcttcttcaataactttttactttcctcttctctcctccctacaggccatatattttttttattcatccaattctcacacacatcctctttctccctttcttcttcttcagtaacTTCTTATTTACTATTTTCTCCTCCCCACAGACCATATTTTTTTATCCATCCAATTCTcacatcctctttctcccatatttcttcttattcttcaataacttcttatttcgtcttctcctcttctctcctcccacagaccatattttttttatccagttCTCACTcacacctttctccctttcttccccttcttcaataACTTCTTatttccacttctcctcttctctccttcacacagACCACTCGAGTCATCGGATTCCCCCACAGACGACCCTCCTGAAGGCGACACAGTAGACGGGGAACAGACAAGCTTCGAGCACCTCTTCAGCGCTGTAGTTAAACGTCCCTCTAAACTTCAGATTAATCACACTTGTTATATTACGGGTGAAGATGTTGTGCTCACCGTGTTTCATGCGGTGGGTGTTCTCTTGAGaggctgtgtgtgggtgtagtgttggtggagtgtgtgttgtgtgtagtgtagtgtgtagcgtgtagtgtgggtgtgtttgtagtgCGTAgcgtgtagtgtgtagtgtgtgtatatagtgtgtggtgtgtatatatagtgtgtagtgtgtatatgtagtgtgtagtgtgtatatgtagtgtgtagcgtgtagtgtgggtgtgtatatgtagtgtgtggtgtgtatatatagtgtgtagtgtgtatagaAAGtgtttagtgtgtatatatagtgtgtagtatgtatatatagtgtgtagtgtgtatatgtagtgtgtagtgtgtatgtatagtgtgtataATTAGTgtgcagtgtgtatatatagtgtgtagtgtgtatatatagtgtgtagtgtgtataatTAGTgtgcagtgtgtatatataatgtgtagtgTGTAATGTgtctgtatagtgtgtgtgtgtgtctgtttagcgTGTTATGTTTagtgtagtatgtatgtgtagtatgtgtgtgcgttcttgtgtatgtagtgtgtatgcatccatgtacATATCGTATACACGCCTCTATCTGTTTACTCATCCATTCATCTATGCACAGAACACGAGCGAGGTCCTGGGCTCGGCTGTGACCTCCTGCCAGTGGGTCATCGAGAACATGACCTTCGCCGTGTCACAGGTCGAGACGGAGGAGTTCAACGCTTTCATTAACCTCGACCCGCCGTACTTCGTGAGGTTAgtggctggtggtggtggtggtggtggtggtggtggtgatggtggtgatgttgttgttgttgttgttattggtgttgctatggttgttgttggtggtgatggtggtggcggtgttgttgttgttgttattggtgttgctattgttgctgttgttggtggtgatggtgatggtggtgttgttactgttggtggtggtgctgttattggtggtggtgatgttgttattggtgttgctattgctgttaaggtggtgatgatgatggtggtgttgttattggtggtggtgatgttgttgttgttactggtgttgctattgttgttgttttggtggtgatggtgatggtggtggtgatgttgttattggtgttgctattttgttgttttggtggtaatggtggtgttgttgttattggtggtggtgatgttattattggtgttgctattgttgttttggtggtgatggtgatggtggtggtgttattggtggtggtgatgttgttattggtgttgctattgttgctgttgttggtggtgatggtgttgttactgttggtggtggtgatgttattggtggtggtgatgttgttgttattggtattgctattgttgctgttgttggtggtgatggtggtggtggtgttgttactgttggtggtgatgttgttgttattggtgttgctattgttgttgttgttggtgatggtggtggcggtgttgttgttgttgttattggtgttggtattgttgttggtggtggcgttatctgtttctttattgcGTTGACTGTTGTTGTTATAACGCCGATGCTTTTCATCCTCACTGGTCCACTTGTATCTATATCTTTCGTCACGAAAAAgtttcttcatcactatcatcaaaatcatctttaGGATAATTTTCAtcggtatcattactatcattcatatttttattaaaatttttagcATCATGATCCACATAAAGGTAAAACACGCGATTTTGCACTGGCGTTGATATCCACTTCGTAAGTatttggaaaagaaagaggaggaagacacgcCGCTGAAATAAATCTTtggaaacaataaaataaaatgaattatattTGCACCAAATGAACTACATTTTTTTTCCGGAAGGAGCCTTCGTTCTCCATGAATtggttttcagttttttttttcgtaatatattatgattttcttctctttttttttgggggggggcggagtgaaaataaaacagaaatttcCTTAAATAggcatatctttaaaaaaatctttacatCACAAAAATatcacgtttttttctcttcctttattcacaattttctccttgtctttctaaTTGTATCAAATTTTCCTATCTATCcacataaaaatgtaaatatgtgtccaactttttttttttaaatatcaaaatttccttcctgtcttcctaAAAGTAACAcattttcttctgtctatctaaaaagatatatatatttttctccctgCCTTTCTAATATTTCATCTCCCTCCCAATCTTCCTATGAGTATTATATATCCAACCATATCTTCCTAAAATAGTGCAttttcctccccgtcttcctAAAAGTATCAACATTTCCTTCTTGTATTCCaattcctctctgtcttcctaaAAAGTAGAAAATCTCCCTGTTTtcctaaaaagtaaaagaagaaatcctttcctgtcttcctaaaaagaagataaacaccTCTCCCTGTcatcctaaaaagaaagaaaatatctccctttcatcctaaaaagaagagaaaaatctcTCCTTGTCAtcctaaaaagtaaaaaaaaatccttcctgtcttccttaaaaatagaaaaaaccctccctttcatcctaaaaaaagaaggaaaaaaatcactccctttcatcctaaaaaaaaaggaaaaagtcacTCCCTCTCATCCTAAAAACGAGAAAACGATCACTCCCTTTCAtcctaaaaagaaggaaaaaataactcCCTGTCTTCCTAAAAGTAGAACATTTTTCCCCAACAGGTCAGACGTGGCATTCAACCTCTCAGTCCAGGTCGACAAGTCAGGGCCGATGGGCCTCAACTTCACCATTCCTCCTATCAGTCACGTGACCTCTTATTTCATACCGGGTTAGTATATTTgtagatttattttttcatctattttttttaaattgtgtGAGGAAATGGGTGGAGTTGGTTATACCGGGTTAATATttttgtagatttatttattaatctatctattttttttattgtgtgagaAAATGGGTGGAATTGGGATATAGGGGTTTGTTAATAGTTAGGAGGAAATGTTCGTTGAAATTCTATTTTGAAAGATTGAggatctatgtttatttatttatctatctatttatttattgtgtgagGAAATGGATGAAGTTGGGATATAGTGGTTTGTTAATAGTAAGAAATGTTCGttgaaattatatttaaaaagattAAGGATGTATGTTATTTTAGTTAGAGGTGAGAGCTGTTTTCAGAAATTTGTgtggtttggtttgtgttttgcCTTGGATGACATATcactttatctttcattctctgtctgtctgtttgtctttcgtccttcctctctcctttctctctctctctctctctctctctctctctctctctctctctctctctctctctctctctctctctctctctctctctctctctctctctctctctctctcttcttcatcgtcatcatcaccgtcatcatcatcaccatcatcatcatcatcatcatcatcatcatcatcatcatcatcatcatcatcatcatcatcatcaccgtcatcatcaccatcgtcttcttcctcttcttcttcttctccatcatccttgctcaccccccatcctcccccctcccccaacccgcaGACGAC includes the following:
- the LOC138861638 gene encoding uncharacterized protein — its product is MSPEFTSEANDWESIVLYEGTPADNYTFLEVSQEVIPGDVFFIQGPVLRRPLESSDSPTDDPPEGDTVDGEQTSFEHLFSAVVKRPSKLQINHTCYITGEDVVLTVFHANTSEVLGSAVTSCQWVIENMTFAVSQVETEEFNAFINLDPPYFVRSDVAFNLSVQVDKSGPMGLNFTIPPISHVTSYFIPDDLPAGPESHILNLTAHVGVPGVYVAFLEGENKHNLDSDPVVTYVDLVVQHPVVQTWEVWPDDEIWAFKIPSEEASFRFNDTAGLPFPTNATAFINWGDLTGQDVVPFEDPGEGMPLFNHTYTEDGVYTVEVFIFNDVSGCNITCNVTIVEEIQDLHMYKINE